One segment of Anatilimnocola aggregata DNA contains the following:
- a CDS encoding endonuclease NucS domain-containing protein, producing the protein MVQEAVEKLGSPTTNKAIRDYILAKYGEVNEKTIACQIIICSVNHPSRVHYPENKRPRICNSRYDFLFRTGTGEVTRFDATIHGQWEMRLNAFGKLEVGQAISGPPDDPENDDDPTDEAGLPFALECHLRDFLEKNISIIKVDNSPLKIFRDHEGNAGIEYDTDVGRIDILAIDSANNLVVIELKVSRGSDRVIGQILRYMGWVKKHLAGERKVAGIIVACNIDDKLRYAASLLTDVMLFEYQLKFDLDRVALK; encoded by the coding sequence ATGGTCCAAGAAGCAGTGGAGAAACTCGGATCGCCGACGACGAACAAGGCGATTCGCGACTACATCCTCGCCAAGTACGGTGAAGTAAACGAGAAAACGATTGCCTGCCAGATCATCATTTGCAGCGTGAACCACCCCTCGAGAGTTCACTATCCTGAAAACAAGCGGCCAAGAATCTGCAATTCTCGCTACGACTTCTTATTTCGAACGGGAACAGGTGAAGTAACTCGCTTTGATGCAACTATCCACGGGCAATGGGAGATGCGCCTAAATGCATTTGGAAAGCTCGAAGTCGGACAAGCTATATCTGGTCCACCCGACGACCCTGAAAACGATGACGACCCAACCGACGAAGCCGGACTTCCCTTTGCACTCGAATGTCATCTGCGAGATTTTTTGGAGAAGAACATCAGCATCATCAAGGTGGACAACTCGCCGCTGAAAATTTTCCGAGATCACGAAGGCAATGCCGGAATTGAGTACGACACAGACGTCGGACGAATCGATATCCTCGCAATAGACTCTGCAAACAACCTCGTTGTAATTGAACTCAAAGTTAGTCGTGGATCTGACCGCGTCATCGGACAGATTCTTCGATACATGGGCTGGGTGAAAAAGCACTTGGCGGGCGAAAGGAAAGTTGCCGGGATCATCGTGGCATGCAACATCGACGATAAGCTTCGATACGCTGCAAGTTTACTTACCGACGTCATGCTGTTTGAGTATCAACTAAAGTTCGATTTGGATCGAGTCGCGCTTAAGTAG